The Verrucomicrobiia bacterium genome has a window encoding:
- a CDS encoding ATP-binding protein codes for MVTLAQSKAFRMLGGAERMALERIAAEQSYTKAQTIFREGDAGNGVYVVKQGCVEICSTAVDSEHRVFAEVPPGEMFGEMAVLEVKPRSATARAREDCVVYFIPRDELLLQIERSPLLALELLRAISRRLRDLNQRYIQDVLQAERLAVVGRFARSIIHDIKNPLNIISLSAELSCLDTSTPQTRQRSSTTIRKQVERINDLVGDILDFTQGASKDLILGIVDYDAFLQKLVDDLQPELEMRNARLEVGPVPTVRPRFDPRRLRRVFNNLLHNATDAMPGGGVIRVRVANQENAVLTEIEDSGPGIAPEIAGKLFEAFATFGKAHGTGLGLSICKKIIEDHGGRIWTRSEPGHGAIFCFTLPL; via the coding sequence GTGGTTACTCTGGCTCAAAGCAAAGCCTTCCGCATGCTCGGTGGCGCTGAACGCATGGCGCTCGAACGGATCGCTGCCGAACAAAGCTACACGAAAGCGCAGACCATTTTTCGTGAAGGCGATGCTGGCAATGGCGTTTACGTCGTGAAGCAAGGCTGCGTCGAAATCTGCAGCACCGCGGTCGATTCGGAGCATCGGGTGTTTGCGGAGGTTCCGCCCGGCGAGATGTTTGGCGAGATGGCGGTGCTCGAAGTGAAGCCGCGATCAGCGACCGCGCGCGCCAGGGAAGATTGCGTCGTGTATTTCATCCCGCGCGATGAATTGCTGCTGCAGATCGAGCGCTCTCCCCTGCTCGCCCTGGAGTTGCTCCGCGCCATCAGCCGCCGCCTGCGCGACTTGAACCAGCGTTACATCCAGGATGTCCTCCAAGCCGAACGCCTTGCCGTCGTTGGCCGGTTCGCCAGGTCCATCATTCACGACATCAAGAACCCCCTCAACATCATCAGCCTGTCCGCGGAATTGAGCTGCCTCGATACCAGCACGCCGCAAACCCGCCAGCGTTCTTCGACGACCATCCGAAAACAGGTTGAACGCATCAATGATCTCGTCGGCGATATTCTTGATTTCACGCAGGGCGCCAGCAAGGACCTCATTCTCGGCATCGTGGATTACGACGCTTTTCTCCAGAAACTCGTCGACGATTTGCAGCCGGAACTGGAAATGCGCAACGCGCGCCTGGAAGTCGGACCCGTCCCAACTGTGCGTCCGCGGTTCGACCCGCGCCGGCTCCGCCGCGTCTTCAACAACCTTCTGCACAATGCAACCGACGCGATGCCCGGCGGCGGCGTCATCCGGGTCCGTGTCGCTAACCAGGAAAATGCGGTGCTGACTGAAATCGAAGACAGCGGACCGGGGATTGCGCCCGAGATTGCCGGCAAACTGTTTGAAGCCTTTGCCACGTTCGGCAAGGCGCATGGCACAGGGCTCGGTTTATCCATCTGCAAAAAAATCATTGAGGACCACGGCGGCCGCATCTGGACGCGTTCTGAACCTGGTCATGGCGCGATATTCTGTTTCACGCTTCCGCTATGA
- the mutL gene encoding DNA mismatch repair endonuclease MutL produces the protein MNCIRLLSDQVANQIAAGEVVERPASVVKELVENSLDARAHRITIEIQAGGRSLIRVTDDGVGMSRDDALLCLERHATSKIQRADDLASISTMGFRGEALPSIASVSRFMLVTRERESGSPEGTQVVINGGKIVEVKAAGTAPGTTMDVRQLFFNLPARRKFLRTEETEAAHIQHYLTLAALAYPEVAFTFIRDGRVVWQLPAARTGENVADKLAGLEERLRSLWAGDQKLLQVDFSADLLDAADHYEAEDLLRDQPSRTLFRLWGFIGAPGVSRSTREDQHLFVNRRPVENRGLNFALLEGYHTALMKGRYPVACLFVEIDPAAVDVNIHPAKREVKFHREMDVRRLVTRAVRETLLRFHTPATAPVAETPIDPPVSIPHLAPDSSLAAEASTPQTAALPHFPAALMPQLEAARPAPQPALRLGFSPAEPRQPSAPTSPAHIHPSTPTAPALPPRSAATGPVPLLNVPLRLVGVVGRLYVVLESDRGLVLLDQHAAHERILFEQMLSRLELKQQADSQKLLLPETVELSVRDAGFIRDHLAVLTRLGVGLSEFGERTFLLDALPPFVKAGNPRQFVLELVDELKAAGSQVNSLRLGEHVVAKTVCRHAVKANDPLAGPELENLINDLRTCSMPYTCPHGRPTLIEMNFRELEKKFGRTQ, from the coding sequence ATGAATTGCATTCGCCTCTTATCCGACCAGGTCGCCAACCAGATCGCGGCCGGCGAAGTCGTGGAGCGTCCCGCCAGCGTGGTAAAGGAGTTGGTGGAAAATTCCCTCGATGCGCGCGCGCATCGGATCACGATTGAGATTCAGGCCGGCGGACGCAGCCTCATTCGCGTGACAGATGATGGCGTCGGAATGAGCCGCGACGATGCCCTGCTTTGCCTGGAACGCCATGCGACCAGCAAAATCCAGCGGGCGGACGATCTTGCGTCGATCTCCACGATGGGTTTTCGCGGCGAAGCCTTGCCGAGCATTGCGAGCGTCAGCCGCTTCATGCTCGTGACGCGTGAGCGAGAGAGCGGTTCGCCCGAGGGCACGCAGGTGGTCATCAATGGCGGAAAGATCGTCGAGGTCAAGGCGGCTGGGACCGCCCCGGGAACGACGATGGATGTGCGGCAGTTGTTCTTCAACCTTCCCGCGCGACGCAAGTTCCTGCGGACAGAAGAGACCGAAGCCGCGCACATTCAACATTACCTGACGCTCGCCGCGCTGGCGTATCCCGAGGTGGCGTTCACGTTTATCCGCGACGGCCGTGTCGTGTGGCAGCTCCCTGCTGCGCGAACAGGTGAAAACGTGGCCGACAAATTGGCCGGCCTTGAAGAACGGTTGCGCTCGCTGTGGGCTGGCGACCAGAAGCTCCTCCAGGTGGACTTTTCCGCCGATCTGCTCGACGCTGCCGATCATTACGAAGCCGAGGATCTGCTTCGCGATCAACCCTCCCGCACCCTGTTTCGCCTATGGGGCTTCATCGGTGCTCCGGGCGTGTCGCGTTCAACGAGGGAGGATCAACATCTGTTCGTCAACCGGCGCCCAGTGGAAAACCGGGGGCTCAACTTCGCGCTGCTCGAGGGCTATCACACGGCGCTGATGAAAGGCCGGTATCCCGTCGCTTGCCTGTTCGTCGAAATTGATCCCGCCGCCGTCGACGTAAACATTCATCCCGCCAAGCGGGAGGTGAAGTTCCACCGCGAAATGGATGTGCGACGCCTGGTGACCCGCGCTGTCCGGGAAACACTGCTGCGCTTTCATACACCCGCCACAGCTCCTGTTGCGGAGACTCCGATCGACCCGCCCGTTTCGATTCCACATCTTGCACCCGATTCATCGCTTGCCGCTGAGGCAAGCACACCGCAAACAGCGGCACTGCCGCATTTTCCCGCTGCGTTGATGCCGCAGCTCGAGGCCGCTCGTCCCGCGCCTCAACCTGCGCTGCGCCTCGGATTCTCTCCCGCAGAACCACGCCAACCCTCGGCGCCCACCTCGCCCGCCCATATTCATCCATCGACCCCCACGGCGCCTGCGCTCCCGCCACGATCTGCGGCAACCGGCCCTGTGCCATTGCTCAACGTTCCCTTGCGCCTGGTCGGAGTCGTGGGACGGCTCTACGTTGTCCTCGAGTCCGATCGCGGCCTGGTCCTGCTGGACCAGCATGCGGCGCATGAGCGGATTCTATTCGAGCAAATGCTGAGTCGCCTCGAACTGAAGCAGCAGGCCGATTCGCAGAAGCTTCTGTTGCCCGAAACCGTGGAACTCTCCGTCCGCGACGCGGGATTCATTCGCGATCATTTGGCCGTCCTCACACGACTCGGCGTCGGACTTAGCGAGTTTGGCGAACGCACCTTTCTCCTGGACGCATTGCCGCCGTTTGTTAAAGCGGGCAACCCGCGCCAATTCGTGCTCGAACTTGTGGACGAGCTGAAGGCCGCGGGAAGCCAAGTAAATTCTCTTCGCCTCGGCGAGCACGTCGTGGCGAAAACCGTTTGCCGCCACGCCGTCAAAGCGAATGATCCGCTCGCCGGACCCGAGTTGGAAAACCTGATCAACGACCTGCGCACATGCTCGATGCCTTACACATGCCCGCACGGCCGGCCCACGTTGATTGAGATGAATTTCCGCGAGCTGGAAAAGAAGTTTGGGCGCACGCAGTGA
- a CDS encoding acetylxylan esterase, translated as MKTFPAAILLGVGALTFLHVALSAAEVRSVSTNTVSVTNALPRTDAAGNPIRRAPTGHVSNYDEARVGEYTLPDPLLLRDGTRVSDAATWVNRRRPEILGLYQTEIYGRVPQSVPRITWEVAETNATALNGSAVYRKVAGHFGTNTVTLHIVLPAKAAQPVPVFLHLTFFGASPIPSGVTNDSGARPRFNETGPISEIVSRGFGYATLRYTDFEGDSRAGSLSRVRKMALATTQTEPAADEWGTISVWAWGASRVLDYLSADRGIDAQRIGLIGHSRLGKTVLWAGAQDPRFALVFSSCSGEMGASLARRDFGETVDDMAANFGWQFAGNFQKYVGRWNEMPVDSHLLISLIAPRPVFITGGTQDQWADPRGQFLAAVAAEPVYRLLGKTGLGVKELPDLDQPVVNGSVGFLYHTGGHTITAEDWKTFLDFADRNLVMARGGETAR; from the coding sequence ATGAAAACCTTCCCGGCGGCGATCCTCCTTGGAGTTGGCGCGCTCACTTTTCTCCATGTCGCTTTGTCAGCAGCCGAGGTGCGTTCCGTTTCCACAAATACCGTTTCAGTCACGAATGCGCTTCCGCGAACCGACGCCGCGGGAAATCCGATTCGACGCGCTCCGACTGGCCATGTGTCGAACTACGATGAAGCCAGGGTGGGCGAATACACATTGCCCGATCCCCTCCTTTTACGGGATGGGACGCGCGTGAGTGACGCCGCGACGTGGGTGAATCGCCGGCGCCCTGAAATACTTGGGCTGTACCAAACCGAGATTTACGGACGGGTCCCGCAGAGTGTTCCACGAATCACCTGGGAAGTTGCCGAAACGAATGCGACGGCTTTGAACGGATCAGCTGTTTACAGGAAGGTTGCCGGGCATTTTGGAACCAATACAGTTACGCTGCATATCGTTTTGCCAGCCAAGGCCGCCCAGCCGGTTCCTGTTTTCCTGCACCTGACGTTTTTCGGCGCGAGCCCAATTCCCTCTGGCGTCACGAATGATTCAGGGGCGCGCCCGCGGTTCAACGAGACGGGTCCAATTTCTGAAATAGTGAGCCGCGGTTTCGGCTATGCGACGCTGCGTTACACGGATTTCGAAGGCGACTCACGCGCGGGGAGCCTCAGCCGTGTTCGCAAAATGGCGCTGGCGACAACTCAAACTGAACCTGCCGCTGACGAATGGGGAACAATCAGTGTGTGGGCGTGGGGCGCCAGCCGCGTATTGGATTATCTGTCTGCAGACCGCGGCATTGACGCCCAACGCATTGGGCTGATCGGCCACTCGCGACTGGGCAAGACCGTTCTCTGGGCGGGGGCACAGGACCCGCGGTTCGCCCTGGTGTTTTCAAGTTGTTCGGGAGAGATGGGGGCGTCCCTTGCTCGCCGCGATTTTGGCGAAACGGTGGATGACATGGCCGCGAACTTCGGATGGCAGTTCGCCGGGAACTTCCAGAAATATGTTGGACGATGGAACGAGATGCCTGTCGATTCGCATCTCCTGATCTCTCTCATCGCGCCGCGGCCCGTGTTCATTACGGGTGGAACGCAGGATCAATGGGCGGATCCGCGCGGGCAATTTCTCGCAGCGGTGGCTGCTGAACCAGTATACCGATTGTTGGGCAAAACCGGTTTGGGGGTGAAGGAACTTCCGGATCTGGATCAGCCTGTCGTGAACGGCTCAGTTGGATTTCTCTACCATACGGGCGGGCACACGATTACAGCTGAGGACTGGAAAACGTTCCTGGATTTCGCGGATCGGAACCTGGTAATGGCCCGCGGCGGAGAAACAGCACGTTGA
- a CDS encoding lysophospholipid acyltransferase family protein, with amino-acid sequence MPDNERLTLEGPCRNNALVMRGKKHRLRIVFKSVWLSAELVFAAIRYFITCGIAPSRCLPERRAAWLQASSQRVLRVINTRIHASGNIPQHGLLVSNHLSYLDILVIASLTPAAFVSKHEVKAWPVFGWFARIAGTVFVDRQKRHQTGVVASEMESALQHSVVLVLFPEGRNSNGDAVLPFKSSLLEPAVRLRPNLSAAFICYELDDGDPANEVCYWGDMVLVPHMLNLLSKRGVRAFVRFSAHPNSASDRKHLARELHRKVIVLKSEPLGAANS; translated from the coding sequence GTGCCGGACAACGAACGCCTGACACTTGAAGGGCCTTGCAGGAACAATGCGCTCGTGATGCGCGGAAAAAAACATCGGCTGCGAATCGTCTTCAAGTCGGTTTGGCTGTCGGCCGAGCTTGTGTTCGCAGCCATCCGTTATTTCATCACGTGCGGAATCGCACCCTCGCGTTGCCTTCCCGAACGACGCGCCGCATGGTTGCAGGCTTCCTCGCAGCGCGTCCTTCGCGTCATCAACACCCGCATTCATGCCTCAGGAAACATTCCCCAGCACGGATTGCTGGTGAGCAATCATCTCAGCTATCTCGACATCCTGGTCATCGCATCACTGACTCCCGCGGCGTTCGTGTCAAAGCACGAAGTCAAAGCCTGGCCTGTCTTTGGCTGGTTTGCGCGCATTGCCGGAACCGTTTTCGTCGATCGACAAAAACGTCATCAAACCGGGGTTGTGGCATCTGAAATGGAATCCGCACTGCAGCACTCCGTGGTGCTGGTGCTGTTTCCCGAGGGCAGGAATTCCAACGGCGACGCCGTGCTTCCGTTCAAATCGTCATTGTTGGAACCCGCTGTGCGGCTGCGCCCCAATCTCAGCGCGGCATTTATCTGTTACGAACTCGACGACGGAGATCCCGCGAACGAGGTGTGCTATTGGGGCGACATGGTCCTCGTGCCACACATGTTGAATCTTCTCAGCAAGCGAGGCGTTCGAGCGTTTGTCCGTTTCTCTGCCCATCCAAACTCTGCCTCCGACCGAAAACATCTTGCGCGGGAGCTGCATCGGAAAGTGATTGTGCTGAAATCAGAGCCGCTCGGTGCGGCCAACAGTTGA
- the icd gene encoding NADP-dependent isocitrate dehydrogenase, whose protein sequence is MAYKDVTLPAGAKITIANGKLNVPENPVVPFIRGDGTGPDIWASSVRVFDAAVEKAYGGKRKISWFEVFAGEESFKRFNNWLPDDTVDAFKEYLVGIKGPLTTPVGGGIRSLNVALRQMLDLYVCLRPVQWFTGVPSPVKHPEKVDMVIFRENTEDIYAGIDFEAGKEQALKTLEFLKNAFPKEFKKIRFGETPDVVGIGIKPVSKTGTERLVRSAIEYAIANKRKSLTLVHKGNIMKYTEGAFRDWGYGVAKNEFGATELDGGPWCKIPDGKPGAGIVIKDAIADITLQQVLTRPTDFDVIATLNLNGDYLSDALAAQVGGIGIAPGGNINYVSGHAIFEATHGTAPKYANKDVVNPGSVVLSGEMMFRYLGWVEAADLIVKGLNGAIGSKRVTYDFARLMEGASEIKCSEFGTNIIQNM, encoded by the coding sequence ATGGCCTACAAAGATGTCACCCTGCCGGCAGGCGCAAAGATCACGATCGCGAACGGCAAGCTGAACGTTCCGGAGAACCCCGTTGTTCCATTCATTCGCGGCGACGGCACAGGGCCAGACATCTGGGCGAGCAGCGTGCGGGTCTTCGACGCGGCAGTCGAGAAGGCTTACGGCGGCAAGCGAAAGATCTCGTGGTTCGAAGTCTTCGCGGGCGAGGAAAGCTTCAAACGCTTCAACAACTGGCTGCCAGATGACACGGTTGACGCATTCAAGGAATACCTCGTTGGCATCAAGGGACCCCTCACAACTCCCGTCGGCGGAGGCATCCGCTCCCTGAACGTCGCCCTGCGCCAGATGCTCGACCTCTATGTCTGCCTGCGTCCCGTGCAATGGTTTACGGGCGTGCCTTCTCCTGTGAAACATCCGGAAAAGGTCGACATGGTGATCTTCCGCGAGAACACGGAGGATATTTACGCGGGCATTGATTTCGAAGCGGGCAAGGAACAGGCGTTGAAAACCCTCGAGTTTCTCAAGAACGCGTTTCCGAAGGAGTTCAAGAAGATCCGCTTCGGCGAAACGCCGGATGTTGTGGGCATCGGCATCAAGCCCGTGAGCAAGACGGGAACGGAGCGTTTGGTCCGATCGGCCATTGAGTATGCCATCGCCAACAAGCGCAAGAGCCTCACGCTCGTGCACAAGGGCAATATCATGAAATACACGGAAGGGGCGTTTCGGGATTGGGGATACGGCGTGGCGAAGAATGAATTCGGTGCGACGGAACTGGACGGCGGACCGTGGTGCAAAATTCCGGACGGCAAGCCGGGCGCGGGGATTGTCATCAAGGATGCCATTGCGGACATCACGCTCCAGCAGGTGCTCACGCGTCCCACGGATTTCGATGTCATCGCGACCTTGAACCTTAACGGTGATTACCTGAGCGACGCATTGGCGGCACAGGTGGGCGGAATTGGAATCGCACCTGGGGGCAATATTAATTATGTCTCAGGCCATGCCATTTTCGAGGCGACGCACGGAACCGCGCCGAAATATGCGAACAAGGATGTCGTCAACCCGGGATCGGTTGTCCTGTCGGGCGAAATGATGTTCCGCTACCTGGGCTGGGTCGAGGCGGCGGATCTGATCGTGAAGGGTTTGAACGGGGCAATTGGCAGCAAGCGTGTGACGTATGACTTTGCGCGCTTGATGGAAGGCGCCTCCGAAATCAAATGCAGCGAGTTCGGGACGAACATAATTCAGAATATGTGA